In Gossypium hirsutum isolate 1008001.06 chromosome D06, Gossypium_hirsutum_v2.1, whole genome shotgun sequence, one genomic interval encodes:
- the LOC121218136 gene encoding uncharacterized protein produces the protein MTLEDFFTLTEMKDGLTSPSRVEELLTVMKKEKDVVGKNVSDVTRQWTAVASTIAATENKDCLDLFVQLDGLCFLDGWLKDAQDCGNESSGNFVEESITALLRALEKLHRNNERSISSEIRITVKNLLGHNSPRVQDGARLLFDNLKQDKVANGDIDTGGHDYGISDSAKVTVENSGPESSVRGGPSGANAHEEIDGTDAAKVENLPSNLDGVQSESDKDFHIESTNDQLESNINSDHANLENRSQSHMASSFMPNPIQEKSSMKEEPLATTVEETASVEVCSLPESKQEHVEVSDAQKLNGLPIDENQKLDMTVSSSSTSEHVLVSSGVLVRSAQEAIAEPNLQNESEASKSDVLKFVAIGDDKAPVSEPKKAMDDSGVMNHLGNGSQQFKTTGKGSEPHLGKWSSSENEFKYRKPGNLDTIFSRTELTGAADEGKENYGMEDSRRGANYVSPDVINRRMSDMELDYGIVDALEVARQVAQEVEREVVDDREASCSSSEKISGGGIEQPSTPDSLNAKQDLPAQVIPSGVSTGHNQSTEAYNEGEGCVVSSDNADNEKENGLHLMESSQVTVAQEPEPNTKCLCEFDLNQEICSDDVEQTVNSISTPVSVVSASRAAAAHGFPVAPLQFEGALGWKGSAATSAFRPASACRNSDGEKTLSLGGTSSSTKQRMDCIDFDLNVAEAGDEKGAELMSGKQVTALSSLNSIESSLEVSPRKSKRLKLDLNCINDDVDASSLDSRVEGRFFYDMNGHHNPSPALSSSSMQPSMRNIDLNDRPYSHNDASEQRPYHGKCSQNVNAYGGGPKPNDPVISLMGTRVEVNRKDSIPQVVSLLHGKAFEPARDANITRTGGFLGLSPNMPYSHSPAFSYNGVAMAPTISFSSAIYGASGSIPYMVDSRDSRATVVPQTMGSTYAVPPAYTQPQFIMGMNNTNVGLNGLVPSRPNFDLNSGLAIEGGNRDFMSLRQPFMPVEHLSVNTQPSSSSGVGAKREGTR, from the coding sequence ATGACGCTGGAAGATTTTTTTACATTGACTGAGATGAAAGACGGGCTGACATCCCCTTCTCGAGTTGAGGAGCTACTAACTGTAATGAAGAAAGAGAAAGATGTTGTTGGAAAGAATGTTAGTGATGTGACCAGGCAGTGGACTGCTGTTGCAAGTACAATTGCTGCGACTGAGAATAAGGATTGTCTCGATCTTTTTGTTCAACTAGATGGACTCTGTTTCCTTGATGGATGGCTTAAGGATGCTCAAGATTGCGGTAATGAGTCTAGTGGCAATTTTGTGGAAGAATCAATTACTGCACTCTTACGAGCTCTTGAAAAGTTGCATAGAAATAATGAGAGGTCTATTTCTTCTGAGATCCGGATTACAGTGAAGAATCTTCTTGGCCACAATAGCCCTCGAGTTCAGGACGGAGCTAGATTGCTCTTTGACAACTTGAAACAGGATAAGGTTGCCAATGGTGATATTGATACTGGTGGACATGACTACGGGATTTCAGACAGTGCAAAAGTTACTGTAGAAAACAGCGGGCCAGAATCTTCTGTCAGAGGTGGTCCTTCTGGAGCAAATGCCCATGAAGAAATTGATGGAACAGATGCTGCAAAAGTTGAGAACCTTCCTTCAAACCTAGATGGTGTTCAGTCAGAAAGTGATAAAGATTTTCACATTGAAAGTACTAATGATCAGCTCGAGTCTAACATAAACTCAGATCACGCAAACCTGGAAAACAGATCTCAAAGTCATATGGCTTCCTCTTTCATGCCTAATCCCATTCAAGAGAAGTCATCTATGAAGGAAGAGCCTCTGGCAACTACTGTGGAAGAAACTGCTTCTGTTGAGGTCTGCAGTTTGCCAGAATCAAAGCAAGAACATGTTGAAGTTTCAGATGCTCAGAAGTTGAATGGGTTACCAATTGATGAAAACCAGAAGTTGGATATGACAGTTTCTTCCTCTAGTACTTCAGAACATGTTCTAGTGTCTTCTGGTGTTCTTGTTCGAAGTGCTCAGGAGGCTATAGCAGAACCAAATTTGCAAAATGAGTCTGAAGCCAGTAAGAGTGATGTCCTAAAATTTGTTGCTATTGGTGATGATAAGGCCCCTGTGTCTGAGCCAAAGAAGGCAATGGATGATAGTGGAGTTATGAATCATTTGGGCAATGGTTCACAGCAGTTCAAGACCACAGGCAAAGGTAGTGAGCCTCATTTGGGCAAGTGGAGCTCCTCTGAAAATGAGTTTAAATATAGAAAGCCTGGGAATCTGGACACTATCTTTTCCAGGACGGAACTCACTGGAGCAGCAGATGAAGGTAAGGAGAATTATGGCATGGAGGATTCGAGGCGTGGTGCCAATTATGTTAGTCCTGATGTGATCAATAGGAGAATGTCTGATATGGAGCTTGACTATGGCATAGTTGATGCTCTGGAAGTTGCCCGACAAGTTGCTCAAGAAGTGGAACGAGAAGTAGTAGATGACAGAGAGGCTTCATGCAGCTCTTCAGAGAAGATTTCAGGAGGTGGAATTGAGCAACCTAGTACCCCAGACTCCTTAAATGCAAAGCAAGACCTACCTGCTCAGGTTATACCAAGTGGGGTGTCTACTGGACACAATCAATCTACTGAAGCATATAATGAGGGGGAGGGGTGCGTGGTTAGTTCAGATAATGCAgacaatgaaaaggaaaatggttTGCATCTCATGGAGTCCTCTCAGGTGACTGTGGCTCAAGAACCTGAACCTAACACTAAATGCCTATGTGAGTTTGACCTGAACCAGGAAATCTGTTCTGATGATGTAGAACAAACAGTCAATTCCATCTCCACCCCCGTTTCAGTGGTTTCTGCTTCAAGGGCAGCAGCTGCTCATGGCTTTCCTGTAGCTCCTCTACAGTTTGAGGGGGCTCTCGGATGGAAAGGATCTGCCGCCACAAGTGCTTTTCGCCCAGCATCAGCTTGTCGAAATTCTGATGGTGAAAAAACTCTCTCTCTTGGGGGAACAAGCAGTAGCACAAAACAGAGGATGGATTGCATTGATTTTGATCTTAATGTTGCTGAAGCTGGTGATGAAAAAGGTGCTGAACTAATGTCAGGCAAACAGGTTACAGCCTTGTCAAGCCTCAATTCCATAGAGTCTTCACTTGAAGTGAGTCCAAGAAAATCCAAGAGACTTAAACTGGATTTAAACTGTATCAACGATGATGTTGATGCTTCATCATTAGACTCAAGAGTAGAGGGACGGTTCTTCTACGACATGAATGGGCACCATAACCCATCACCTGCTCTGTCATCATCATCAATGCAACCTTCTATGAGGAACATTGACTTGAATGACAGACCATACAGTCACAATGATGCCTCAGAACAAAGGCCTTATCATGGTAAATGTTCCCAAAATGTTAATGCATATGGTGGAGGGCCTAAACCAAATGATCCTGTTATTTCTCTGATGGGAACAAGAGTGGAAGTCAATAGGAAGGATTCCATTCCTCAGGTTGTATCCTTGCTACATGGCAAGGCCTTTGAGCCTGCAAGAGATGCAAACATCACAAGGACAGGAGGTTTTCTGGGGTTAAGTCCCAATATGCCATATTCACATTCTCCTGCATTCAGTTATAATGGAGTGGCTATGGCACCAACTATTTCCTTCTCTTCTGCCATTTATGGGGCTAGTGGTTCAATCCCGTATATGGTTGATTCAAGAGATTCAAGAGCAACTGTTGTGCCTCAAACAATGGGCTCTACATATGCCGTTCCTCCAGCATACACTCAACCACAGTTCATTATGGGCATGAACAACACAAATGTTGGTTTAAATGGTTTGGTCCCCTCACGACCAAATTTCGATTTAAATTCTGGTTTAGCAATTGAGGGAGGAAATAGAGATTTCATGAGTTTAAGGCAGCCTTTCATGCCTGTCGAGCATTTGAGTGTGAATACTCAACCCTCCTCTAGTTCCGGAGTTGGTGCAAAAAGGGAAGGAACCAGATAG
- the LOC121218137 gene encoding endoplasmin homolog, translated as MRKWAIPSALVLLCLLSLLSDHGRKVQANAEEGGVDPPKVEEKIGAVPHGLQTDSDVVKRESESISSRSLRNNAEKFEFQAEVSRLMDIIINSLYSNKDIFLRELISNASDALDKIRFLSLTDKEVLGEGDTSKLDIQIKLDKEKKILSLRDRGIGMTKEDLIKNLGTIAKSGTSAFVEKMQSSGDLNLIGQFGVGFYSVYLVADYVEVISKHNDDKQYVWESKADGAFAISEDTWNEPLGRGTEIRLHLRDEAQEYLEESKLKELVKKYSEFINFPIYIWASKEVDVEVPADEDESSDEEETSDSSSSEEGEDEDAEKSEDDDAEKKSKTKKVKETTYEWELLNDVKAIWLRSPKEVTDEEYTKFYHSLAKDFSDEKPLAWSHFTAEGDVEFKAVLFVPPKAPQDLYESYYNTNKANLKLYVRRVFISEEFDELLPKYLSFLKGLVDSDTLPLNVSREMLQAHSSLKTIKKKLIRKALDMIRKIAEEDPDESSGKDEKEVETSGDDDEKKGQYTKFWNEFGKSIKLGIIEDATNRNRLAKLLRFESTKSDGKLTSLDQYISRMKSGQKDIFYITGTSKEQLEKSPFLERLKKKNYEVIFFTDPVDEYLMQYLMDYEGKQFQNVSKEGLKIGKEKNKELKESFKELTKWWKNALASDNVDEVKISNRLDNTPCVVVTSKYGWSANMERIMQSQTLSDSSKQAYMRGKRILEINPRHPIIKELRERVAKDSEDEGVKQTAQLIYQTALMESGFNLPDPKDFASRIYSSVKSSLNIRPDATIEDDDDVEETETESETKDSAVKDEL; from the exons ATGAGGAAGTGGGCGATCCCTTCCGCTTTGGTTCTTCTTTGCCTTCTCAGTCTCCTCTCAGATCATG GGAGAAAAGTACAAGCAAATGCCGAGGAAGGAGGTGTAGATCCTCCTAAAGTCGAGGAAAAGATCGGCGCTGTGCCTCATGGCTTACAAACTGATTCTGATGTAGTTAAAAG GGAATCGGAATCCATCTCTTCGAGATCGCTTCGCAATAATGCGGAGAAGTTTGAGTTCCAAGCTGAAGTGTCTCGGCTTATGGATATCATTATCAATTCTCTTTATAGCAACAAGGATATTTTCCTGAGGGAGTTGATCTCCAATGCTTCTGAT gCACTGGACAAGATTAGGTTCCTTTCACTCACAGACAAAGAAGTTTTGGGTGAAGGCGACACTTCCAAGCTGGATATCCAG ATTAAGTTGGACAAAGAGAAGAAGATTCTTTCCCTTCGCGACAGAGGTATAGgaatgacaaaagaagatctaATCAAGAACTTGGGAACAATTGCGAAATCTGGAACTTCTG CATTCGTTGAGAAAATGCAATCCAGTGGAGACCTTAATCTGATTGGGCAGTTTGGAGTTGGGTTCTACTCCGTATATCTTGTAGCTGACTATGTCGAAGTCATTAGTAAACACAATGATGACAAACA GTATGTATGGGAATCAAAGGCGGATGGGGCATTTGCAATTTCCGAGGATACTTGGAATGAACCACTTGGACGTGGGACTGAGATTAGATTGCATCTTAGGGATGAAGCTCAGGAGTATTTGGAGGAAAGCAAATTGAAG GAGTTGGTGAAGAAATATTCTGAGTTCATCAACTTCCCCATCTATATCTGGGCAAGCAAAGAGGTTGATGTTGAGGTACCTGCAGATGAAGATGAGTCAAGTGATGAGGAGGAAACCT CCGATAGCAGCTCTTCTGAGGAAGGAGAAGATGAAGATGCCGAGAAAAGTGaggatgatgatgctgaaaagaAATCAAAGACAAAGAAGGTGAAGGAAACTACTTATGAATGGGAACTTCTGAATGATGTTAAAGCCATATGGTTGCGCAGTCCAAAGGAGGTGACAGATGAAGAATACACGAAATTCTATCACTCTCTAGCAAAG GACTTTAGTGATGAGAAGCCCTTGGCCTGGAGCCACTTCACCGCTGAAGGTGATGTCGAGTTCAAGGCCGTTTTGTTTGTGCCTCCTAAGGCTCCTCAGGATCTATATGAGAGTTACTATAACACCAATAAAGCCAACTTGAAGTTGTATGTTCGACGAGTTTTTATCTCTGAAGAATTTGATGAGCTTTTGCCAAAGTATCTTAGCTTCTTGAAG GGTCTTGTTGATTCTGATACTCTGCCTCTCAATGTGTCAAGAGAGATGCTGCAAGCCCACAGCAGTTTGAAAACAATCAAGAAAAAACTCATCAGGAAAGCCCTTGATATGATTCGTAAAATTGCCGAGGAGGATCCTGATGAGTCGAGTGGAAAAGATGAGAAAG AAGTGGAAACATCTGGTGATGATGACGAGAAAAAGGGACAATACACCAAGTTCTGGAATGAATTTGGAAAATCCATTAAACTCGGTATCATTGAGGATGCAACCAATAGAAATCGCTTGGCAAAACTCCTTCGATTTGAGAG CACCAAGTCGGATGGTAAATTGACATCACTTGATCAGTACATCTCAAGGATGAAATCCGGACAGAAAGATATATTCTACATTACAGGAACCAGCAAGGAACAACTAGAAAAATCTCCATTCTTGGAGAGGCTTAAGAAGAAAAATTACGAG GTTATTTTCTTCACTGATCCTGTTGATGAGTACCTGATGCAATACCTTATGGATTATGAGGGAAAGCAGTTCCAAAATGTATCCAAGGAGGGCCTGAAAATCgggaaagaaaagaacaaagaacTCAAGGAGTCATTTAAGGAACTAACTAAATGGTGGAAGAATGCACTTGCTAGTGATAATGTTGATGAAGTGAAGATAAGCAACCGTTTGGACAACACTCCCTGTGTGGTCGTTACATCAAAATACGGATGGAGTGCTAATATGGAGAGAATCATGCAATCTCAAACCCTATCTGATTCTAGCAAGCAAGCTTACATGCGCGGCAAGAGGATCCTAGAGATTAACCCAAGACACCCAATCATCAAGGAGCTTCGTGAGAGAGTTGCCAAGGACTCTGAG GATGAGGGTGTGAAGCAAACAGCTCAGCTTATTTACCAGACGGCTCTAATGGAGAGTGGTTTCAATCTACCCGATCCCAAGGATTTTGCTTCACGCATCTACAGCTCAGTGAAATCTAGCCTAAATATCCGTCCCGATGCAACAATTGAggatgatgatgatgtagaagAAACCGAGACAGAGTCGGAGACAAAAGACAGTGCAGTCAAAGatgagttgtag
- the LOC107940719 gene encoding endoplasmin homolog, whose amino-acid sequence MRKWAIPSALVLLCLLSLLSDHGRKVQANAEEGGVDPPKVEEKIGAVPHGLQTDSDVVKRESESISSRSLRNNAEKFEFQAEVSRLMDIIINSLYSNKDIFLRELISNASDALDKIRFLSLTDKEVLGEGDTSKLDIQIKLDKEKKILSLRDRGIGMTKEDLIKNLGTIAKSGTSAFVEKMQSSGDLNLIGQFGVGFYSVYLVADYVEVISKHNDDKQYVWESKADGAFAISEDTWNEPLGRGTEIRLHLRDEAQEYLEESKLKELVKKYSEFINFPIYIWASKEVDVEVPADEDEPSDEEETSDSSSSEEGEDEDAEKSEDDDAEKKSKTKKVKETTYEWELLNDVKAIWLRSPKEVTDEEYTKFYHSLAKDFSDEKPLAWSHFTAEGDVEFKAVLFVPPKAPQDLYESYYNTNKANLKLYVRRVFISEEFDELLPKYLSFLKGLVDSDTLPLNVSREMLQAHSSLKTIKKKLIRKALDMIRKIAEEDPDESSGKDEKEVETSGDDDEKKGQYTKFWNEFGKSIKLGIIEDATNRNRLAKLLRFESTKSDGKLTSLDQYISRMKSRQKDIFYITGTSKEQLEKSPFLERLKKKNYEVIFFTDPVDEYLMQYLMDYEGKQFQNVSKEGLKIGKEKNKELKESFKELTKWWKNALASDNVDEVKISNRLDNTPCVVVTSKYGWSANMERIMQSQTLSDSSKQAYMRGKRILEINPRHPIIKELRERVAKDSEDEGVKQTAQLIYQTALMESGFNLPEPKDFASRIYSSVKSSLNISPDATIEDDDDVEETETESETKDSAVKDEL is encoded by the exons ATGAGGAAGTGGGCGATCCCTTCCGCTTTGGTTCTTCTTTGCCTTCTCAGTCTCCTCTCAGATCATG GGAGAAAAGTACAAGCAAATGCCGAGGAAGGAGGTGTAGATCCTCCTAAAGTCGAGGAAAAGATCGGCGCTGTGCCTCATGGCTTACAAACTGATTCTGATGTAGTTAAAAG GGAATCGGAATCCATCTCTTCGAGATCGCTTCGCAATAATGCGGAGAAGTTTGAGTTCCAAGCTGAAGTGTCTCGGCTTATGGATATCATTATCAATTCTCTTTATAGCAACAAGGATATTTTCCTGAGGGAGTTGATCTCCAATGCTTCTGAT gCACTGGACAAGATTAGGTTCCTTTCACTCACAGACAAAGAAGTTTTGGGTGAAGGCGACACTTCCAAGCTGGATATCCAG ATTAAGTTGGACAAAGAGAAGAAGATTCTTTCCCTTCGCGACAGAGGTATAGgaatgacaaaagaagatctaATCAAGAACTTGGGAACAATTGCGAAATCTGGAACTTCTG CATTCGTTGAGAAAATGCAATCCAGTGGAGACCTTAATCTGATTGGGCAGTTTGGAGTTGGGTTCTACTCCGTATATCTTGTAGCTGACTATGTCGAAGTCATTAGTAAACACAATGATGACAAACA GTATGTATGGGAATCAAAGGCGGATGGGGCATTTGCAATTTCCGAGGATACTTGGAATGAACCACTTGGACGTGGGACTGAGATTAGATTGCATCTTAGGGATGAAGCTCAGGAGTATTTGGAGGAAAGCAAATTGAAG GAGTTGGTGAAGAAATATTCTGAGTTCATCAACTTCCCCATCTATATCTGGGCAAGCAAAGAGGTTGATGTTGAGGTACCTGCAGATGAAGATGAGCCAAGTGATGAGGAGGAAACCT CCGATAGCAGCTCTTCCGAGGAAGGAGAAGATGAAGATGCCGAGAAAAGTGaggatgatgatgctgaaaagaAATCAAAGACAAAGAAGGTGAAGGAAACTACTTATGAATGGGAACTTCTGAATGATGTTAAAGCCATATGGTTGCGCAGTCCAAAGGAGGTGACAGATGAAGAATACACGAAATTCTATCACTCTCTAGCTAAG GACTTTAGTGATGAGAAGCCCTTGGCCTGGAGCCACTTCACTGCTGAAGGTGATGTCGAGTTCAAGGCCGTTTTGTTTGTGCCTCCTAAGGCTCCTCAGGATCTATATGAGAGTTACTATAACACCAATAAAGCCAACTTGAAGTTGTATGTTCGACGAGTTTTTATCTCTGAAGAATTTGATGAGCTTTTGCCGAAGTATCTTAGCTTCTTGAAG GGTCTTGTTGATTCTGATACTCTGCCTCTCAATGTTTCAAGAGAGATGCTGCAAGCCCACAGCAGTTTGAAAACAATCAAGAAAAAACTCATCAGGAAAGCCCTTGATATGATTCGTAAAATTGCCGAGGAGGATCCTGATGAGTCGAGTGGAAAAGATGAGAAAG AAGTGGAAACATCTGGTGATGATGACGAGAAAAAGGGACAATACACCAAGTTCTGGAATGAATTTGGAAAATCCATTAAACTCGGTATCATTGAGGATGCAACCAATAGAAATCGCTTGGCAAAACTCCTTCGATTTGAGAG CACCAAGTCGGATGGTAAATTGACATCACTTGATCAGTACATCTCAAGGATGAAATCCAGACAGAAAGATATATTCTACATTACAGGAACCAGCAAGGAACAATTAGAAAAATCTCCATTCTTGGAGAGGCTTAAGAAGAAAAATTACGAG GTTATTTTCTTCACTGATCCTGTTGATGAGTACCTGATGCAATACCTTATGGATTATGAGGGAAAGCAGTTCCAAAATGTATCCAAGGAGGGCCTGAAAATCgggaaagaaaagaacaaagaacTCAAGGAGTCATTTAAGGAACTAACCAAATGGTGGAAGAATGCACTTGCTAGTGATAATGTTGATGAAGTGAAGATAAGCAACCGTTTGGACAACACTCCCTGTGTGGTCGTTACATCAAAATACGGATGGAGTGCTAATATGGAGAGAATCATGCAATCTCAAACCCTATCTGATTCTAGCAAGCAAGCTTACATGCGCGGCAAGAGGATCCTAGAGATTAACCCAAGACACCCAATCATCAAGGAGCTTCGTGAGAGAGTTGCCAAGGACTCTGAG GATGAGGGTGTGAAGCAAACAGCTCAGCTTATTTACCAGACGGCTCTAATGGAGAGTGGTTTCAATCTACCCGAACCCAAGGATTTTGCTTCACGCATCTACAGCTCAGTGAAATCTAGCCTAAATATCAGTCCCGATGCAACAATTGAggatgatgatgatgtagaagAAACCGAGACAGAGTCGGAGACAAAAGACAGTGCAGTCAAAGATGAGTTGTAG
- the LOC107940716 gene encoding thaumatin-like protein 1 yields the protein MDLFFSTCLFSLLSMLQGISGTTFTVVNKCDHTVWPGILGNSQLDTTGFELLTGGSRSIQAPPSWSGRFWGRTGCISDQNTGQLTCQTADCGSTQMECNGKGATPPVTLAEFTIGSGTQDFYDVSLVDGYNLPMLVEPSSGSGTCLSTGCVNDLNRQCPDKLRAQSGQACKSACEAFGKPEYCCSGAYASPDACKPSSYSEMFKAACPKSYSYAYDDATSTFTCTAADYTIIFCPSSTSKKSASNTAPAAATTTGTTSPIYGSITGSGEVPADVNISSWFPYFLTGQSSRTVSSSVSHNTLLASAISFLFLSSLDFSHTYNFLQT from the exons ATGGATCTGTTCTTCTCCACTTGTTTATTTAGTCTTCTCTCCATGTTACAAG GGATTTCGGGGACTACATTTACAGTAGTGAATAAATGTGATCATACAGTTTGGCCTGGCATTCTGGGCAACTCGCAGTTAGATACCACCGGGTTCGAGCTACTAACAGGCGGGTCACGATCCATCCAGGCACCGCCTAGTTGGTCTGGTAGATTTTGGGGCAGAACCGGATGCATATCGGACCAGAATACGGGTCAACTCACCTGCCAAACTGCTGACTGTGGCTCCACCCAAATGGAATGCAATGGCAAAGGCGCGACCCCACCGGTCACCTTAGCTGAGTTCACGATCGGGTCGGGTACCCAGGATTTCTACGACGTTAGCTTAGTGGATGGATATAATTTGCCGATGTTAGTGGAGCCGAGCAGTGGTTCAGGCACGTGCTTGTCGACGGGGTGTGTTAATGATTTGAACCGGCAGTGCCCGGATAAGTTAAGGGCTCAGTCGGGTCAGGCTTGTAAAAGTGCCTGTGAGGCTTTTGGGAAGCCTGAGTATTGCTGCAGCGGCGCGTATGCTTCACCGGACGCGTGCAAGCCGTCTTCTTATTCGGAGATGTTTAAAGCGGCTTGTCCGAAATCGTATAGCTATGCATACGATGATGCTACGAGTACGTTTACGTGTACAGCTGCTGATTATACGATTATATTCTGTCCTTCATCCACAAG TAAAAAATCAGCAAGCAATACAGCCccagcagcagcaacaacaacagGGACGACAAGCCCCATATATGGATCAATTACAGGGTCAGGAGAGGTCCCAGCAGACGTCAATATTAGCTCATGGTTTCCTTATTTTCTTACAGGACAGTCTTCCAGGACTGTTTCTTCCTCAGTTTCCCACAACACACTGTTGGCGTCAGCCATTTCCTTTCTCTTCCTCTCATCTCTTGATTTTAGTCATACTTATAACTTTCTCCAAACGTAA